In Poecile atricapillus isolate bPoeAtr1 chromosome W, bPoeAtr1.hap1, whole genome shotgun sequence, one DNA window encodes the following:
- the LOC131592187 gene encoding muscarinic acetylcholine receptor M2, with protein MNNSTYINSSTENVMALESPYKTVEVVFIVLVAGSLSLVTIIGNILVMVSIKVNRHLQTVNNYFLFSLACADLIIGIFSMNLYTLYTVIGYWPLGPVVCDLWLALDYVVSNASVMNLLIISFDRYFCVTKPLTYPVKRTTKMAGMMIAAAWVLSFILWAPAILFWQFIVGGRTVPDGDCYIQFFSNPAVTFGTAIAAFYLPVIIMTVLYWQISRASKSRIKKGKKEAAQNQETVSPSLVQGKIVKPNNNNIPTSGDGLEHSKIQNGKTSEETVTNNSVQGEKESSNDSTSISVVASNLKEDEATKDTRQASASQAHVKAENSKLTCIRIVTKSQKGDCCAPTNTTVEIVGTNGEEKQNSVARKIVKMTKQPAKKKPPPSREKKVTRTILAILLAFIITWTPYNVMVLINSFCTSCIPNTVWTIGYWLCYINSTINPACYALCNATFKKTFKHLLMCHYKNIGATR; from the coding sequence ATGAATAACTCAACGTACATAAACTCTTCCACTGAAAATGTGATGGCCTTGGAGAGCCCCTACAAAACTGTTGAGGTGGTGTTCATCGTCCTGGTGGCAGGGTCTCTCAGCCTGGTCACCATAATTGGGAACATCCTGGTCATGGTGTCAATCAAAGTCAACAGGCACCTCCAGACTGTCAACAATTATTTCCTGTTCAGCCTGGCCTGCGCTGACTTGATCATCGGCATCTTTTCCATGAACCTGTACACCCTCTACACTGTGATAGGCTACTGGCCCTTGGGGCCTGTGGTGTGTGACCTCTGGCTGGCTCTTGACTACGTGGTCAGCAACGCCTCTGTAATGAACCTGCTCATTATCAGCTTTGACAGGTACTTTTGTGTCACCAAGCCTCTGACGTATCCCGTAAAGCGGACCACCAAGATGGCCGGCATGATGATCGCAGCCGCCTGGGTGCTGTCCTTCATCCTCTGGGCCCCTGCAATTCTCTTCTGGCAATTCATTGTGGGAGGAAGGACTGTCCCAGATGGGGATTGCTACATCCAGTTTTTTTCCAACCCTGCTGTCACTTTTGGCACTGCCATTGCAGCCTTCTATTTGCCTGTTATCATCATGACTGTCCTTTACTGGCAAATCTCTCGGGCCAGTAAGAGTCGgataaagaaaggaaagaaggaagccGCCCAAAACCAAGAAACAGTTTCCCCCAGCCTTGTCCAAGGTAAAATAGTGAAACCAAACAATAACAATATCCCGACCAGCGGAGATGGGTTGGAGCACAGCAAAATTCAGAATGGGAAAACCAGCGAGGAGACTGTGACCAATAACTCTGTTCaaggggagaaggagagctCCAACGACTCCACCTCCATCAGTGTGGTTGCTTCCAACTTGAAAGAGGATGAAGCTACCAAAGATACCAGACAGGCTTCTGCCTCCCAAGCCCATGTCAAAGCAGAGAACTCCAAGCTGACATGCATCAGGATAGTCACCAAGTCCCAAAAGGGGGACTGCTGTGCCCCTACCAACACTACTGTGGAGATCGTAGGCACAAACGGGGAGGAGAAGCAGAACAGCGTAGCCCGGAAAATTGTCAAGATGACAAAGCAGCCAGCCAAAAAGAAACCACCCCCTTCTAGAGAGAAAAAAGTGACAAGGACGATTTTGGCCATCCTCCTGGCCTTCATCATCACCTGGACCCCATATAATGTGATGGTGCTCATCAACAGCTTCTGCACATCCTGCATCCCTAACACCGTATGGACCATAGGTTACTGGCTCTGTTACATCAACAGCACCATCAACCCTGCCTGCTACGCGCTCTGCAATGCCACTTTCAAGAAGACCTTTAAGCACCTTCTTATGTGTCATTACAAGAATATAGGAGCTACAaggtaa